In Methanobrevibacter sp. TMH8, a single genomic region encodes these proteins:
- a CDS encoding PIN domain-containing protein, whose product MIFVDANFIIATASAVDQWHDKAIKLLPKIKKEERITSEPIISEIITLVGKFHGAKAAINVYNYIKDTHLIYKDENLFDETIVEYLKYDATLSFADSTAVTIMKELNIQKIASFDSDFDRVDGIIRIH is encoded by the coding sequence ATGATTTTTGTTGATGCTAATTTTATAATAGCTACGGCCTCAGCTGTTGATCAGTGGCATGATAAAGCTATTAAACTACTTCCTAAAATTAAAAAAGAAGAGAGAATAACTTCAGAACCTATAATTTCTGAAATAATCACATTAGTTGGAAAATTTCATGGTGCAAAAGCAGCAATCAATGTCTATAATTATATTAAAGATACTCATTTGATTTACAAAGATGAAAATTTATTTGATGAAACTATTGTTGAATATTTAAAATATGATGCTACTTTATCTTTTGCTGATAGTACAGCTGTTACTATTATGAAAGAGTTAAATATTCAAAAAATTGCTAGTTTTGATAGTGATTTTGATCGTGTTGATGGAATTATAAGAATTCATTGA
- a CDS encoding AbrB/MazE/SpoVT family DNA-binding domain-containing protein: MISTTKISKAFQTVVPSEFRKKYDIRPNDIIEWVDTKEGIKINIRKKITDEDIAGSLTGDFSYDSVKLKKMYNKGMDINKKNLKRKNNK, encoded by the coding sequence ATGATTAGTACTACAAAGATTTCTAAAGCTTTTCAGACAGTTGTACCTTCTGAATTTAGAAAAAAGTATGATATTCGCCCTAATGACATTATAGAATGGGTTGACACTAAAGAAGGGATCAAAATTAACATTCGTAAAAAAATAACTGATGAAGATATAGCTGGATCATTAACAGGTGATTTTAGCTATGATAGTGTTAAATTGAAAAAAATGTATAATAAAGGTATGGATATTAATAAAAAAAATTTAAAAAGAAAAAATAATAAATAA
- a CDS encoding tetratricopeptide repeat protein — translation MPIISFGSQDIDLITGKKTMTIRKLWKNPLKVGDRLHCYWNLVSKEKKKIFEAKVTDVQLISFKDLKNNDKLAKEEGYENSQDMIREFKKMYINNIDDEDMFQIIHFEKLDIDEWEGEHIDEKAMVTQRADILFDSGKYDKSAMCYTAALKFDPNDIYLLNKKGDNLTRLGKFEEAIECYDKALEIDPDNEYIWNNKAIALLNFGDSEKALDANDKAMDLNSKNSVVLYWRGFILEVLGKFEEALDIYDDLLKIDNKNPEVWNARGNLLSEMEMPEEALDSYDKALELCFDEEDIDAEAQNRKGNALLDLGRFDEALDSYDMAIEIAKNNSQDPSYFILNKGVVLMELNRFQEATEAFTQVLAINPNNDDAKVLRDECLENL, via the coding sequence TCCTCTTAAAGTTGGAGATAGACTTCATTGTTACTGGAATTTAGTTTCAAAAGAGAAAAAAAAAATATTTGAAGCTAAAGTCACTGATGTCCAATTAATTTCTTTTAAAGATTTAAAAAACAATGATAAATTAGCTAAAGAAGAAGGATATGAAAATTCTCAAGATATGATTAGAGAATTTAAAAAAATGTATATTAATAATATAGATGATGAAGATATGTTTCAGATAATCCATTTTGAAAAGTTAGATATTGATGAATGGGAAGGAGAACATATTGATGAGAAAGCTATGGTAACTCAAAGAGCTGATATTTTATTTGATAGTGGAAAATATGATAAATCAGCTATGTGTTATACAGCTGCTTTAAAATTTGATCCTAATGATATTTACCTTTTAAATAAAAAAGGAGATAATTTAACTCGTTTAGGAAAATTTGAAGAGGCAATTGAGTGTTATGATAAAGCATTAGAAATTGATCCTGATAATGAGTATATCTGGAATAATAAAGCTATAGCTCTTTTGAATTTTGGAGATTCTGAAAAAGCATTAGATGCTAATGATAAAGCTATGGATTTAAATTCTAAAAATTCTGTTGTTTTATATTGGAGAGGATTTATTTTAGAAGTTTTAGGAAAATTTGAAGAAGCTTTAGATATTTATGATGATTTATTAAAAATAGACAATAAAAATCCAGAAGTATGGAATGCTCGTGGAAATTTACTTTCAGAAATGGAAATGCCTGAAGAAGCTTTAGATTCTTATGATAAAGCATTAGAATTATGTTTCGATGAAGAAGATATCGATGCTGAAGCACAAAATAGGAAAGGTAATGCTCTTTTAGATCTTGGAAGGTTTGATGAAGCTTTAGATTCTTATGATATGGCTATTGAAATAGCTAAAAATAATTCTCAAGATCCTAGCTATTTTATTCTGAATAAGGGTGTAGTTTTAATGGAATTAAATAGATTTCAAGAAGCTACTGAAGCATTCACTCAGGTTTTAGCTATCAATCCTAACAATGATGATGCTAAAGTACTAAGAGATGAATGTCTAGAAAATTTATAA